A single genomic interval of Zobellia nedashkovskayae harbors:
- a CDS encoding YceI family protein, with product MKKGVFSLALALVFGVATATEPVAEEKKEVKTETSTVTWKAYKVTGSHTGTVNLKSGSLAFDGDKLTGGEFVVDMTTLVTTDLEGESKGKLEGHLKSEDFFSTEKNTEATLVFTGVEATGKNAYEVTGDLTIKGITKPITFDVSVYGSKATASVKVDRTAYDIKYGSGSFFENLGDKAIYDEFDLVVDLEF from the coding sequence ATGAAAAAAGGAGTATTTAGTTTAGCACTAGCCCTAGTATTTGGAGTTGCAACAGCAACAGAGCCTGTGGCAGAAGAGAAAAAAGAAGTAAAAACAGAAACAAGTACAGTTACTTGGAAAGCATATAAAGTGACTGGTTCTCATACTGGTACTGTAAATTTAAAATCAGGTTCCTTGGCTTTTGACGGCGACAAACTTACCGGTGGTGAATTTGTGGTAGATATGACTACTCTTGTCACTACTGATCTTGAAGGTGAGTCAAAAGGGAAACTAGAAGGACATTTAAAATCCGAAGATTTCTTTTCTACTGAGAAAAATACAGAAGCCACATTGGTTTTCACTGGTGTTGAAGCCACTGGCAAAAACGCATACGAAGTTACGGGAGACCTAACTATTAAAGGTATTACAAAACCCATAACTTTTGACGTATCTGTTTATGGTAGCAAAGCAACTGCTTCTGTAAAAGTAGACAGAACTGCTTATGACATTAAATATGGTTCAGGTAGTTTCTTTGAAAACTTAGGTGACAAGGCTATTTATGACGAGTTTGACCTTGTTGTTGATTTAGAATTCTAA
- a CDS encoding anthranilate synthase component II, with amino-acid sequence MKKILVIDNYDSFTYNLVHYLEDLDCQVTVKRNDQLTLEEVDAFDKIVLSPGPGIPDEAGLLKEIIAKYAPTKSIFGVCLGQQAICEVFGGSLINLEDVYHGIATEITLIKDDANFEGLPKKLLVGRYHSWVVDPNLPESLEATSVDENGQIMSLRHKVFDVSAVQFHPESVLTPEGKKILANWVKN; translated from the coding sequence ATGAAAAAGATTTTAGTAATAGACAACTACGATAGTTTCACTTACAATTTAGTTCATTATTTAGAGGACTTAGATTGTCAGGTTACTGTAAAACGTAACGATCAACTAACTTTAGAAGAGGTAGATGCTTTTGATAAAATTGTACTATCGCCAGGTCCCGGTATTCCAGATGAAGCAGGACTTCTAAAAGAAATCATTGCCAAATACGCGCCTACTAAAAGTATTTTTGGAGTTTGTCTAGGACAACAGGCCATTTGCGAGGTTTTTGGTGGCTCTCTAATCAATCTAGAAGACGTTTATCACGGTATAGCCACTGAAATAACACTAATAAAAGACGACGCTAATTTTGAAGGTTTACCTAAAAAATTACTGGTTGGGCGCTACCACTCTTGGGTTGTGGACCCCAATTTACCGGAAAGCCTAGAAGCTACTTCTGTTGACGAAAACGGTCAGATTATGTCACTTCGCCATAAAGTTTTTGATGTTTCTGCAGTGCAATTTCATCCGGAATCGGTTTTGACTCCTGAAGGCAAAAAAATTCTTGCCAACTGGGTAAAAAACTAA
- the trpB gene encoding tryptophan synthase subunit beta has protein sequence MKTYQADEKGYYGEFGGAFIPEMLYPNTEELRQNYIRIMEEPSFKKEFDQLLKDYVGRPTPLYFADRLSKKYNTKIYLKREDLCHTGAHKVNNTIGQILMAKKLGKNRIIAETGAGQHGVATATVCALMGIECIVYMGEIDIARQAPNVARMKMLGAEVRPALSGSRTLKDATNEAIRDWINNPVDTHYIIGSVVGPHPYPDMVARFQSVISEEIKWQLKEKEGRENPDYVVACVGGGSNAAGAYYHYLDNPDVGIIAVEAAGKGIDTGESAATSALGKVGIIHGSKTLLMQTGDGQITEPYSISAGLDYPGVGPMHANLFTSGRGEFISITDDDAMNAGLLLSKMEGIIPAIESSHALAILECRKFKPEDIVVINLSGRGDKDLNNYIEYFNL, from the coding sequence ATGAAAACGTATCAAGCGGACGAAAAAGGATATTACGGTGAGTTTGGAGGCGCATTCATTCCTGAAATGCTCTACCCGAATACAGAAGAACTCAGGCAGAACTACATCCGTATCATGGAAGAACCTTCTTTTAAAAAAGAGTTTGACCAATTACTTAAAGATTATGTGGGGCGTCCTACTCCACTTTATTTTGCAGATAGACTTTCAAAGAAATACAATACCAAAATATACCTAAAACGGGAAGACCTTTGTCATACAGGAGCTCACAAGGTAAATAATACCATCGGGCAGATTCTTATGGCCAAGAAATTGGGCAAAAATAGAATCATAGCAGAAACCGGTGCCGGACAACATGGGGTTGCCACCGCTACGGTTTGCGCGCTTATGGGTATAGAGTGCATCGTTTACATGGGCGAAATAGATATTGCACGTCAAGCCCCTAATGTGGCCCGTATGAAAATGTTGGGTGCAGAAGTCAGACCAGCACTTTCTGGTAGTAGAACTTTAAAAGATGCCACCAACGAGGCTATTCGCGATTGGATTAATAACCCCGTAGATACACATTATATTATTGGTAGTGTTGTGGGTCCACACCCCTATCCTGATATGGTGGCGCGGTTTCAATCTGTTATTTCCGAGGAGATCAAATGGCAGTTAAAAGAAAAAGAAGGTCGTGAAAACCCTGATTATGTAGTGGCATGTGTTGGCGGAGGAAGTAACGCAGCTGGAGCTTACTACCATTATCTAGACAATCCTGATGTTGGTATTATAGCTGTAGAAGCTGCTGGAAAAGGAATAGATACTGGCGAAAGTGCTGCAACATCTGCATTAGGAAAAGTGGGTATCATTCACGGTAGCAAAACCTTATTAATGCAGACAGGTGACGGACAAATTACAGAGCCGTATTCTATTTCTGCAGGATTGGATTATCCTGGTGTTGGTCCTATGCATGCCAATTTATTTACTTCTGGAAGGGGTGAATTTATATCTATTACAGATGATGATGCCATGAATGCAGGTTTACTCTTATCTAAAATGGAAGGTATTATTCCTGCTATAGAATCTTCGCATGCACTTGCAATTCTTGAGTGCCGAAAATTCAAGCCTGAGGACATTGTGGTCATCAACCTATCTGGTCGTGGTGATAAAGACCTCAACAATTATATTGAATATTTTAATCTATAA
- the trpC gene encoding indole-3-glycerol phosphate synthase TrpC — protein sequence MNILDKIVADKRKEVDLKKSLIPVSQLENSVMFSRNTVSLSNALRNSSSGIIAEHKRRSPSKSEINQGLNVQDVATGYENAGVCGMSVLTDGKYFGGSLDDLILARAAVQMPLLRKEFIINEFQILEAKAHGADVILLIAAILSKEEIKTFSELAKSLGLDVLLEVHNEAELHKSIMPSLDMLGVNNRNLKTFEVSLETSKALSRLIPDEFVKVSESGISSIEAIKDLKPYGYQGFLIGENFMKTDNPGASAKEFINQLS from the coding sequence ATGAACATTCTAGATAAAATAGTAGCCGACAAACGTAAAGAAGTAGACTTAAAAAAGTCTCTTATACCGGTTTCACAATTAGAAAATTCGGTAATGTTCTCTCGTAACACGGTTTCTTTGAGTAATGCGCTTCGCAATAGTAGTTCTGGCATTATTGCGGAACACAAGCGTCGTTCGCCATCAAAATCAGAAATTAATCAAGGTCTGAATGTTCAAGATGTAGCCACAGGATATGAAAATGCAGGAGTTTGTGGTATGTCCGTTTTAACGGACGGGAAATATTTTGGCGGTTCTTTAGACGATTTGATATTGGCTCGCGCAGCAGTGCAAATGCCTTTATTGCGAAAAGAATTTATCATTAACGAATTTCAAATATTAGAGGCCAAAGCGCACGGAGCAGATGTTATTCTTTTGATTGCAGCTATTTTATCCAAAGAGGAAATAAAGACCTTTTCAGAACTTGCAAAAAGTCTTGGTTTAGATGTATTATTAGAAGTACACAACGAAGCCGAACTGCATAAAAGTATTATGCCCAGCCTTGACATGTTAGGTGTAAATAATCGAAATCTAAAGACTTTTGAGGTTAGTTTAGAAACCAGCAAAGCGCTTTCTAGATTAATTCCAGATGAGTTCGTAAAGGTTTCCGAAAGCGGAATCAGTTCTATAGAGGCCATTAAAGATTTAAAACCTTATGGCTACCAAGGTTTTTTAATTGGTGAAAATTTTATGAAGACCGATAACCCTGGTGCGAGTGCAAAAGAATTTATAAATCAATTGTCGTAA
- a CDS encoding MarR family winged helix-turn-helix transcriptional regulator, with the protein MNVEDIIKTEKEIPLKSRTLIHFLLVNNTITEALSAALKPYGVSLQQFNVLRILRGQNEKPASLATLNERMVTKMSNTTRLVDKLLLKGYVERKVCPSNRRKVEIRITEEGLLILKKMDTSMSEAEDNVLQNLSDKEMEQLNILFNKFE; encoded by the coding sequence ATGAATGTTGAAGATATTATAAAGACAGAAAAAGAAATTCCTCTAAAAAGCCGAACGCTGATTCACTTTTTATTGGTCAATAATACAATTACAGAGGCTTTAAGCGCTGCTCTAAAACCTTACGGCGTATCATTACAACAGTTTAATGTACTGCGCATTTTAAGGGGCCAAAATGAAAAACCAGCAAGTTTGGCCACTCTTAATGAGCGTATGGTCACCAAAATGAGTAATACTACCCGTTTAGTAGATAAACTTTTATTAAAAGGGTATGTAGAAAGAAAGGTTTGCCCATCGAACCGACGAAAGGTTGAAATACGTATAACAGAAGAGGGACTTCTTATTTTGAAAAAAATGGATACCTCAATGTCCGAAGCTGAAGATAATGTGCTTCAAAATCTATCGGACAAGGAAATGGAGCAACTGAACATATTGTTCAATAAATTTGAATAG
- a CDS encoding rhodanese-like domain-containing protein — translation MNLSQEEWEEQLAKDDNALILDVRTPQEIEEGYIPNSTNIDFYLGQDFLNEIEKLDKSKNYYVYCRSGNRSGQACAIMNSVGIENTYNLEGGFMNWDGAIEGE, via the coding sequence ATGAATTTATCACAAGAAGAGTGGGAAGAGCAATTGGCAAAAGATGACAATGCGCTTATCTTAGATGTTAGAACTCCACAAGAAATAGAAGAAGGTTATATTCCTAATTCTACTAATATAGATTTTTATTTGGGACAAGATTTCTTGAACGAAATAGAAAAGCTTGATAAGAGTAAGAACTACTATGTGTATTGCCGTAGTGGTAACCGAAGCGGTCAGGCCTGTGCCATTATGAATAGTGTAGGTATTGAGAATACCTATAACTTGGAAGGTGGTTTCATGAATTGGGACGGAGCAATAGAAGGAGAGTAG
- a CDS encoding potassium channel family protein: MKITQFFQSRMNIALTLMSSVLIIGVLGYRFLSELSWIDALYMTIITVTTVGFSEVGPMDTQEKLFTVVLIILSIFIFAFAISVITEYILSRNSLEELKNKKVKNKIENLTDHVIVCGFGRNGMQAVKRLTAYNKSFVIIERDKEVIEKYDEDVLFVEGDANEDEVLQAAGINRARYLITALPDDATNLFVVLSARQLNKALFIVTRASLQTSQKKLLLAGADKVIMPDKIGGDHMASLIVMPDLITFMDKLGVEGEHTTNLEEVAIEDFKEQVECNSLRDLDLRRRTGCTIIGYIEPDGNYIINPEADLQLQPMSKVIVLGRPEQIRKLNEMFKIG, translated from the coding sequence ATGAAGATTACACAATTCTTTCAGTCTAGAATGAATATAGCGCTGACTTTAATGTCAAGCGTGCTAATAATTGGTGTTCTGGGTTATCGTTTTCTATCGGAGCTTTCTTGGATAGATGCGCTTTACATGACCATTATTACAGTTACTACTGTAGGTTTTTCCGAAGTTGGGCCAATGGATACCCAAGAAAAATTATTCACTGTAGTATTGATTATACTTAGTATTTTCATTTTTGCATTTGCTATCTCGGTTATTACCGAATATATTTTGAGTAGAAATTCACTAGAGGAATTAAAAAACAAAAAAGTGAAAAATAAGATAGAAAACCTTACTGATCATGTTATTGTATGTGGTTTTGGTAGAAACGGAATGCAGGCCGTTAAACGATTGACAGCCTACAATAAGTCATTTGTAATTATCGAAAGGGATAAGGAGGTTATTGAAAAATATGATGAAGATGTTCTATTTGTGGAAGGCGATGCTAACGAAGACGAAGTTTTACAAGCAGCAGGTATTAATCGTGCTAGGTATCTGATAACAGCACTTCCCGATGATGCTACCAATCTTTTTGTAGTGTTATCTGCAAGACAATTGAACAAAGCACTTTTTATAGTTACCAGAGCATCTTTGCAGACTTCACAGAAAAAATTGCTTTTGGCCGGCGCCGATAAAGTAATTATGCCAGATAAAATTGGTGGAGACCATATGGCTTCATTGATTGTAATGCCTGACTTAATTACTTTTATGGATAAGCTGGGTGTAGAAGGCGAACATACCACCAATTTGGAAGAGGTTGCTATTGAAGATTTTAAAGAACAAGTGGAATGTAATTCTTTGCGTGATTTAGATCTTAGAAGACGAACAGGCTGTACCATAATTGGTTACATAGAACCGGATGGTAATTACATCATTAATCCTGAAGCAGATTTACAATTGCAACCAATGAGTAAAGTTATTGTTTTGGGTAGGCCAGAGCAAATACGGAAATTAAATGAAATGTTTAAGATAGGTTAA
- a CDS encoding anthranilate synthase component I family protein has product MKYKLKSFHKKILADTITPVSVYLKIRDRFPNSILLESSDYHAADNSFSYICCNPIASIKIENETIVEHFPDQTSNETEITKDTDVVKVLHDFSKKFEAEESDFKFINNGIFGYMAYDAVRYYEDVKISKKDNSVSIPDIYYAVYQNIIAIDHQKNEAYIFAHCFNTEENTTEIAHILDVRTFASYKFTLDGEATSNLEDEEYREHVRLAKKHCQRGDVFQLVLSRRFSQGFKGDEFNVYRALRSVNPSPYLFYFDYGDFKIFGSSPEAQLIVKDGNAEIHPIAGTFKRTGNDEQDAILAKELTEDDKENSEHVMLVDLARNDLSRNGSMVEVTNYREVQFFSHVIHLVSKVMGKKKKDIPTMKVVADTFPAGTLSGAPKHMAMQLIEKYEKTSRGYYGGAIGFMDFDGNFNHAIMIRTFLSKNHQLHYQAGAGIVAASNPEDELQETYNKLGALTKALKIAETI; this is encoded by the coding sequence ATGAAGTACAAATTAAAATCTTTTCACAAAAAAATTCTTGCAGATACAATCACGCCGGTAAGCGTTTATCTCAAAATTAGAGATCGTTTTCCGAATAGTATTTTGTTAGAAAGTAGTGACTACCACGCGGCGGACAATAGTTTTTCTTACATCTGCTGCAACCCCATTGCTTCTATAAAAATTGAGAACGAAACTATTGTTGAGCACTTTCCTGACCAAACTTCCAATGAAACAGAAATTACTAAGGACACAGACGTAGTAAAAGTTCTTCATGATTTTAGCAAAAAATTTGAAGCTGAGGAAAGTGATTTCAAATTCATAAACAACGGTATTTTTGGATACATGGCCTACGATGCCGTGCGTTACTATGAAGACGTTAAAATTAGCAAAAAAGACAATTCCGTTTCCATTCCTGATATCTATTATGCGGTTTACCAAAATATCATCGCAATAGATCACCAGAAAAATGAAGCTTATATTTTTGCACATTGCTTCAACACAGAAGAAAACACAACCGAAATTGCTCATATTTTAGATGTACGCACTTTTGCTTCCTATAAATTTACTTTAGATGGCGAGGCCACTTCTAATTTAGAGGATGAAGAATATAGAGAGCATGTACGGTTAGCTAAAAAGCATTGCCAACGCGGTGATGTTTTTCAACTAGTATTGTCTCGCCGTTTCTCTCAAGGTTTTAAAGGAGATGAATTTAATGTGTACCGAGCGCTACGTTCTGTAAACCCATCCCCATATTTGTTTTACTTTGATTATGGCGATTTTAAAATATTTGGAAGTTCTCCTGAAGCTCAACTTATTGTAAAAGACGGTAATGCCGAAATTCATCCTATTGCGGGAACTTTTAAACGTACCGGAAACGATGAACAAGACGCCATCTTAGCAAAAGAACTTACGGAAGATGATAAAGAGAATAGTGAACATGTAATGTTAGTTGATTTGGCCCGAAACGATTTGAGCCGAAACGGAAGTATGGTAGAGGTTACCAATTACAGAGAGGTACAGTTCTTCTCTCATGTTATTCATTTGGTATCAAAAGTAATGGGGAAAAAGAAGAAAGATATCCCTACCATGAAAGTAGTGGCAGATACTTTCCCAGCAGGTACTTTGAGCGGTGCACCAAAACACATGGCCATGCAGCTTATTGAAAAATACGAGAAAACCAGTCGCGGTTATTATGGCGGCGCCATTGGTTTTATGGATTTTGATGGCAATTTTAATCACGCCATTATGATTCGTACATTTTTAAGTAAAAATCACCAGTTGCATTACCAAGCAGGTGCAGGTATTGTCGCTGCCTCAAACCCTGAAGATGAACTGCAAGAAACTTATAACAAATTGGGCGCACTTACCAAAGCTTTGAAAATAGCTGAAACTATATAA
- a CDS encoding DUF2851 family protein has protein sequence MREDLLHFIWKYKKLQLTDLETTQGERVSLLDFGTHNLLAGPDFFNAKINIDDQVWAGNVEMHLKSSDWYAHHHEEDENYNNVILHVVWEDDGEVFRNDNSSIPTLELRKYIPLQLLQSYQKLFDKNETRFINCEKDIKDVDDFLVKNWLERLYFERLEAKAEFVFDLLKKSNNDWEQVLFTLLLKTFGLKINGASFLSLGSALDFSVFRKQQENVFQMESLLFGMTHLLEDEEVLDENYIQLKKEYAYQKKKYNLNDKSVLKPQFFKLRPPNFPTIRLSQLANLYATHSSLFQKVVTAAGVDEMYMLFGVSASPYWNNHFTFGKESKKNTKKLTPKFIDLLMVNAILPLQFCYAKYQGRDVNESIIHIISKIKKEENTVVRNFKTHGLVVASAQESQALLQLYNEYCTQNKCLQCVIGTSLLR, from the coding sequence ATGCGTGAAGACCTTCTTCATTTTATTTGGAAGTATAAAAAATTACAGCTTACCGACTTGGAAACCACCCAAGGAGAACGTGTGTCTCTTTTAGATTTTGGTACGCACAACTTGTTGGCAGGCCCTGATTTCTTTAATGCTAAAATAAATATTGATGATCAGGTTTGGGCAGGTAATGTAGAGATGCATCTAAAATCTTCGGACTGGTACGCGCATCATCATGAGGAAGATGAGAACTATAATAATGTTATTCTTCATGTTGTTTGGGAGGATGATGGCGAGGTTTTTAGAAATGATAATAGTAGTATTCCCACCTTAGAACTTCGTAAGTACATTCCATTACAGCTTTTGCAATCCTATCAAAAGCTATTCGATAAAAATGAAACACGTTTTATTAACTGCGAAAAAGACATTAAAGACGTTGATGATTTCTTGGTTAAAAATTGGTTAGAGCGACTTTATTTTGAAAGGCTAGAGGCGAAAGCCGAATTTGTATTTGACCTTTTGAAAAAATCCAACAATGATTGGGAGCAGGTTCTTTTTACTTTGCTTTTAAAGACTTTTGGACTTAAGATAAATGGAGCATCTTTTTTAAGCTTGGGTTCTGCTCTTGATTTTTCTGTTTTTAGAAAACAGCAAGAGAATGTTTTTCAGATGGAGAGCTTGTTGTTTGGTATGACTCATTTATTAGAAGATGAAGAAGTCTTGGATGAAAACTATATACAACTCAAAAAAGAGTACGCTTACCAGAAGAAAAAATATAATTTAAATGATAAAAGCGTTCTGAAACCACAATTCTTCAAACTAAGACCGCCCAATTTCCCAACTATCCGCTTATCGCAATTGGCTAATCTATACGCTACACATTCATCATTGTTTCAAAAAGTAGTAACGGCAGCAGGTGTAGATGAAATGTACATGTTGTTTGGGGTTTCTGCTAGCCCGTATTGGAACAATCATTTTACATTTGGTAAGGAATCAAAAAAGAATACAAAAAAACTTACCCCAAAGTTCATTGATCTATTGATGGTCAATGCTATTTTACCACTACAATTTTGTTATGCCAAATACCAGGGTAGGGATGTTAATGAGAGCATTATTCATATCATCTCAAAAATTAAAAAAGAAGAAAATACTGTAGTGCGTAATTTTAAAACACACGGTCTCGTTGTTGCCAGTGCGCAAGAGAGTCAAGCTTTGTTGCAACTGTATAATGAGTATTGTACTCAAAACAAATGTTTGCAATGTGTTATAGGTACTAGTTTATTGCGTTGA
- a CDS encoding PspC domain-containing protein, translating into MNIFYKLLYYFQKRGFEVCRRIAERLGIRARVVRTSFIYLTFVTLGFGFALYLFLAFWLGIKDLMYTKRTSVFDL; encoded by the coding sequence ATGAACATTTTCTACAAATTACTTTATTATTTTCAGAAACGTGGTTTTGAGGTATGCCGTAGAATTGCGGAAAGATTAGGTATTAGGGCTAGAGTAGTCCGTACATCATTTATCTATCTAACTTTTGTAACCCTTGGTTTTGGTTTTGCACTTTATTTGTTTTTGGCTTTTTGGCTAGGAATAAAAGATCTGATGTATACAAAACGTACTTCCGTTTTTGATTTATGA
- the trpD gene encoding anthranilate phosphoribosyltransferase, whose amino-acid sequence MKETLNKLINHDILPKEEAKQVLVNIAKGDYNTSQIAAFLTVYMMRSITIDELEGFRDALLELCLAIDLSEYNPIDLCGTGGDGKDTFNISTLSSFVTAGAGVHVTKHGNYGVSSKCGSSNVMEFLGIKFSNEANFLRKSIDEAGICVLHAPLFHPAMKNVGPIRKELAVKTFFNMLGPMVNPAFPKNQIVGVFNLELARMYGYLYQNTDKKFTVLHALDGYDEISLTGSTKTISNTRESMLKPEDFGVQKIMQSQIVGGDSIEDSAQIFMNVLQGRGTEAQNNVVCANAGIAIATVKNLSPKEGFELAKESLLAGKGLNALRKLQELSKN is encoded by the coding sequence ATGAAAGAAACATTAAATAAGCTCATCAATCACGATATTCTTCCTAAAGAAGAAGCAAAACAAGTGTTGGTGAACATTGCAAAAGGAGATTACAATACAAGTCAGATAGCCGCATTTTTAACGGTTTATATGATGCGTAGCATTACTATAGATGAACTAGAAGGTTTTCGTGACGCACTTTTAGAGTTATGTTTAGCCATTGACCTTTCCGAATATAACCCTATTGACCTTTGTGGAACAGGTGGTGACGGAAAAGATACGTTCAACATCTCTACTTTATCATCATTTGTAACGGCAGGTGCCGGTGTACATGTTACTAAACATGGTAATTACGGAGTTTCTTCAAAATGCGGAAGTAGTAATGTAATGGAGTTTCTAGGAATCAAATTCAGTAATGAAGCCAACTTCCTAAGAAAATCTATTGATGAAGCGGGTATTTGTGTGCTACACGCTCCTTTATTTCACCCTGCCATGAAAAATGTAGGTCCTATTAGAAAAGAATTGGCCGTAAAAACATTCTTCAACATGTTAGGGCCAATGGTAAACCCTGCTTTCCCAAAGAATCAAATAGTGGGTGTATTCAATTTAGAGTTGGCCAGAATGTACGGCTACCTCTACCAAAATACAGACAAAAAATTCACGGTGCTCCATGCATTGGATGGATATGACGAAATATCGTTGACGGGAAGTACAAAAACCATTTCCAATACCCGTGAAAGCATGCTTAAGCCTGAAGATTTTGGGGTGCAGAAAATTATGCAATCCCAAATTGTTGGTGGCGATTCTATTGAAGATTCTGCACAGATATTCATGAACGTACTACAAGGACGTGGTACAGAAGCTCAGAACAATGTAGTATGTGCAAATGCTGGAATTGCAATTGCAACGGTCAAGAATTTAAGCCCTAAAGAAGGTTTTGAATTGGCCAAAGAATCTTTGTTGGCCGGTAAAGGCCTAAATGCATTAAGAAAGTTGCAAGAATTGAGCAAAAATTAA
- a CDS encoding phosphoribosylanthranilate isomerase, producing the protein MKLKVCGMKKNTSEIAGLKPDYLGFIFWDKSKRHFSGPMAAVPHTIKKVGVFVDASIQTVLNRIEDYNLLLVQLHGKETPEYCAELKQKAKQIQIIKVFSIKNDFDFDLLKPYEGVCDFYLFDTKGELPGGNGYAFNWGVLQDYPSTKPYFLSGGIGLNEIDSLNEFMKRPEAKYCHAIDVNSKFEIEPGLKDVEKVKEFKKELGLKQ; encoded by the coding sequence TTGAAATTGAAAGTCTGTGGTATGAAAAAAAATACGTCCGAAATTGCCGGTTTAAAACCCGATTACCTAGGCTTTATTTTTTGGGATAAATCAAAACGACATTTTTCAGGCCCTATGGCCGCAGTGCCTCACACCATTAAAAAGGTAGGGGTATTTGTAGATGCTAGTATTCAAACGGTTCTTAATAGAATTGAAGACTATAATCTTTTGTTAGTACAATTACATGGTAAAGAAACTCCTGAATATTGTGCCGAACTTAAGCAAAAAGCAAAGCAGATTCAGATTATAAAAGTATTCTCTATAAAAAATGATTTTGATTTTGATCTTTTGAAACCCTACGAAGGTGTATGTGATTTCTATCTTTTTGATACTAAAGGAGAATTGCCCGGGGGAAACGGTTATGCTTTTAATTGGGGCGTTTTACAGGACTACCCCTCTACGAAACCTTATTTTCTGAGCGGTGGCATTGGCTTAAATGAAATTGATTCCCTGAACGAATTTATGAAAAGACCGGAAGCAAAATACTGTCATGCTATTGATGTGAACAGTAAGTTTGAAATAGAGCCTGGGTTAAAAGATGTTGAGAAAGTAAAAGAATTTAAAAAAGAACTTGGCTTAAAACAGTAG